The genomic segment AGTTTTGTGCATAGAGTGTCTCATTAAATATTACTCATTTAACATACTGCATCTCctgagtaaaaacaaaagtgcaAATGGAAATATACAGTGTCCTTTAACATGTCTAAATATCATCTTAGGTTAAATTATCGAAGAAACTGAGTCAAACTTAAAGATGAGGTGGATCCGTATCTCCttcatataatttttaaaaatggtagATTATTATCAGATATagtataattaattacattatGATTCAGCCCAATTTACCAACATGCAGTGTCACAATGAGCACCTCCCAAAGCAGCTGAGAATTTACCTGGCACTGagaaagtaaatacaaaactaCCAACATCTACTGCAGACAATGGTACAAAGTAGTTTGTAGGATGAGAGGCTGATCTATCAGCCAGTCTAGAAAATATTATCTATAAATTATATGATGTAGTTGGATTGATTTTTGCAAATCCTTAATAATAAGATATGGTAATATcaacaatgataataatgcAAAATTCACAGTTACGAAAGTATTGCCACAAAACGATGTGCCCTTCAGTATAAATATCACTGAATCAAATTGATTTCATATTTTCAGGATTTTACTGGAATCATGATATTAATTTTAAGTGCATTTTATTAAGTGCAGaataagaaagttttttttagtaCATGAATGATTTGATGTATAACATCTACTGGTCCATTGAGACAACCAAGTCCCATTTGGCCAAAACATCATCCGCCTCCTCACCTCTCATCACCATTGCCTCTGCCTCTTCCTCAGATGCTTGTCtgacaaatacattttccaATGTCAAATTGCCCATCTTGGcattcacctcctcctcctcctcttctttgtgTGCTCCCATCCTGGCCCCACTCCCTCTCTTTCCCAGCATCGACCTATCCCCATTGATGAAGTGCAGCATCGTTTCTGGTAATATCAATTTGGTCATGGGATCCCAATCAAATAAAAGAggcttttcctcttcctccccatctctctcactctcatttGCTGTGGGTAGGCTCAAAATGCCGTAGTCTTCTGGTAAGAAATCTGACTGGCTAGCATAGGGGGTCAATATGTCATTGTCCTGAGACGTGTAAGTAGAAAGAAGGGGCATTCCCTCTTTCTTGTTTCTTTCAAGCACACCTCGATCTGCTACCAATCTCACTTGTCTGTCCTCCTCTcccctcatttcctgtctgcacTCTGCTTGTGGATTTAGAGGGACATGGAAGACACATAtctctgaaaatgtgtttatgaaTAAACCTGGACACTCTGTGCCCATCTTGTTTCTCACATCTACTTTGGACATATCCTGAAAACGTGCCTGTGAACAGGCATGAGCTTGTGCTGTTTGCATTTGTAAGGACTTCTGAGGTGCATAAATTCCAGCAAAGTGGCCACCTTCAACTTTCTGCTCTTTCATCTTTAAACTGTTTCCTGATAAATATTTTAGATGGGTCCAGTTATGCTTTTCTTTGGGCTTGTTCTCTtttgcttcctcttctcttctggCACCTACAGCAAAAAACCCATATTCAATGGGTCCATCTTCCCTGAGGGCCTCTGGCTGTGGGGGTAAACCAGGTCTCTGTGGGATACTTCCTGGTAGACGATCTCCAAAACATGGGTGCTGTTTGGAAAATGCGGGGTCCGATATGTCTTTTTCCATGTCCGCTGGCTTGATGACGCTGATTACGATAAGGTTGGGTTGCTCGGGGGGGAAAGTCAGAGGAGATTGAATAAAAGAAGGTGGGTTCTGGAAATTGAAGAAGTTTGCCATTAAACGATTGACCTTTagcatttcatttgattttgacaTGAGAGGCAACACAATATTCGATGTATTATAT from the Antennarius striatus isolate MH-2024 chromosome 19, ASM4005453v1, whole genome shotgun sequence genome contains:
- the il20ra gene encoding interleukin-20 receptor subunit alpha → MWIVLLLLNPWILPCTASSPPPSMPINATFSSVNLRNTLHWIPGSGTPSDTHFTVQYAIYGRSDVDSRGRRGPWRAVQQCTDISWRWCDLSSETWDLDEGYFARVCAVSRRTFSKWTVTTRFDPKVDTNFGPPLVFVEMEDNSATITLTGPMRYQSNPYAPVVSMATLYPQMMYNLSVHNKGRGKMNHFTVMSRQYKYRLLEYNTEYCFSAKAKFLSLPIQCQSSEWECITTPADPATGQQQRVVVGMAVSSVFICILVLIFYLLCQYLTGKGEKSPFILNPPSFIQSPLTFPPEQPNLIVISVIKPADMEKDISDPAFSKQHPCFGDRLPGSIPQRPGLPPQPEALREDGPIEYGFFAVGARREEEAKENKPKEKHNWTHLKYLSGNSLKMKEQKVEGGHFAGIYAPQKSLQMQTAQAHACSQARFQDMSKVDVRNKMGTECPGLFINTFSEICVFHVPLNPQAECRQEMRGEEDRQVRLVADRGVLERNKKEGMPLLSTYTSQDNDILTPYASQSDFLPEDYGILSLPTANESERDGEEEEKPLLFDWDPMTKLILPETMLHFINGDRSMLGKRGSGARMGAHKEEEEEEVNAKMGNLTLENVFVRQASEEEAEAMVMRGEEADDVLAKWDLVVSMDQ